The genomic interval GGACTGTAGAGATGTAGACGCCCTCGGTGACGGGCAAGTTGTACCGGGCAGCTATGTCCCGGGTGACGGGGATGATCTCCGCAACGCCGACATAAGGCCGCCTGACCTTTCCGTATGCTATGATCTCCCGCGCTACATCCCTGGCCGTGTTTATCGGTATGGCGAATCCGATGCTCTGTGCCTGCGCTATGATGGCAGTGTTGATCCCTATGACTTGTCCCGCCGCGGAGACGAGCGCCCCTCCGCTGTTTCCCGGGTTGATCGGCGCATCTGTTTGGATCAAGCCCTCCAGTACCACTCCCGAGCGGTCCCCGGGATCGATGGACCTGTTGAGCGCGGAGATGACCCCGGCCGTCACAGTGTGGTCGAAACCATACGGGTTTCCTATGGCGATTGCCGGCTCGCCCACTGTAATGGCGCCGGAGTCTCCAAGCTCGGCCACAGGGAGGTTGGAGTCGCTGATCTTGATCACCGCGAGGTCAGTATAAGCGTCTGCTCCAACAATCCTGCCGGAGAACTGCCGCCCGTCTGCGAGGACCACGGTTATCTGGGTCACGTCCTCGATGACATGATAGTTGGTGAGGATGTGCCCGGCGGAGTCGATGATGACCCCGGACCCCAGGCCTTCCCTCTCCCTGACCATGGGCCGGAAGAAGAAGCTGTACACTACCTCCTCCTGCTTGGTCGCGATCTTGACCACGGCCGGACCGACTCTCTGGGCCGCCGCAGCAACTGAGTATGTGCCCGCCCCCGGCAGCGGTACCGAATTCGGCCCGGCGTCCGGGGCCGGAGCCGGCGAGGGCACCACCTCAGCGGCGGGGTTACGAGACCGGGCAGGCCCCAGCGAACCCGGGAGGAAAGCCAGAAGCATCGCTCCCACGAGCAGCCCGCCTATGATGGCGCCAGCCAACGCGGCAAGGAAGAGCCCGCCTGTCCTGCCCCGATCCTCTCTCCAATGATAGTCCATCGTCGACGCCTCCGTTTGGGCTACGGGCCGGACCTGCCGGGCCTACCCGATGAGATTCTGAACGTCCGAAAGCAGCCGCTCCAGACCTTGGACCGTCCCGGATTCCCCATACACCCTCACCACAGGCTCAGTCCCTGATGGACGAATGAGGAACCAGTCCCCGTTCGATAGGACGACCTTGACTCCGTCCAAGGTTGACACGGATTGCACGCGCACCCCCGCGAACTCGGCGGGTGGAGAACCCTCGAACGCCTGCATGATCTGGCCTTTCCGAGCGTCGTTCGGCAGGTGAATGTCGATCCGCCTGGTGTGCGAAGGCCCGTACTCCTCCATCGTCTCCCGAAGCGCCTCGCCCAGAGTCTTGCCGGACATGGCTCGGAATTCAGCGAGGAGCAGGTTCGCGAGAATGCCGTCCTTTTCGGGGATGTGTCCCCCTATGCTCAGGCCCCCGCTCTCCTCTCCCCCTATGACCACGTCAGATTCGCGCATCGCCTGGCATATGTACTTGAACCCCACCGGCGTCTCGAGCGCGTCAAGCCCGTTTGCCCGGGCTATGCGGTCTATGAGATGGGTGGTGGCGATTGTCCTCACCACCTTGCCCCAGCGGCGTCTGTTCTTGATCAGATGTACGAGCAGAAGCGA from Bacillota bacterium carries:
- a CDS encoding trypsin-like peptidase domain-containing protein — protein: MDYHWREDRGRTGGLFLAALAGAIIGGLLVGAMLLAFLPGSLGPARSRNPAAEVVPSPAPAPDAGPNSVPLPGAGTYSVAAAAQRVGPAVVKIATKQEEVVYSFFFRPMVREREGLGSGVIIDSAGHILTNYHVIEDVTQITVVLADGRQFSGRIVGADAYTDLAVIKISDSNLPVAELGDSGAITVGEPAIAIGNPYGFDHTVTAGVISALNRSIDPGDRSGVVLEGLIQTDAPINPGNSGGALVSAAGQVIGINTAIIAQAQSIGFAIPINTARDVAREIIAYGKVRRPYVGVAEIIPVTRDIAARYNLPVTEGVYISTV